GCAGTGGTATCTCCTTTTTTTACACTATATACATACAAAGGTAATCCTCCTTGTCGCGCATAGGCTGATACAGCCTATGCGCGACTAAGAGAAAATAGTTCTTATCTTCGATGGACTAAACCATTGCCAGCCTGATCCGTAGGTCGAACAATGATGGTATCAAGATCTACATGCGCTTTTCGCGTGACAGCGAAGACGATAATGTCTGCAATATCTTCTGCAGTTAGAGGAGTCATTCCCTGATAGACTTGATCAGCTTTATGTTGATCACCATGAAAACGGGTTACACTAAAATCTGTTTCTACCATCCCAGGATCAACAGAGGTGACACGAATAGGATGACCTAATAATTCGTGTCGAAGAGCGGTCGAAATGGCGCGTTCACTGAATTTAGTTGCGCAATATACAGAACCACCTGCATATGCATCGTGGCCAGCTGTTGATCCAAGATTGACCACGTGCCCATATCCATGTTCAATCATGAGTGGCACGACAAGACGGGTCATCCGCAATAATCCCATGACATTGGTGTCAATCATGGTTTCCCATTCTGTTTCATCCGTTTGTTCAGCAATTTTGGTCGTTCCAATAGCTAGTCCCGCATTATTGACTAAAATATCAATATGTCCAAAATGATTTTTTGCAGCTTCTACAAAATGTGTAGCGCTATCTAGTGAGCGCACATCTAGAACTTCTATCCATACAGCCGCACCTTTTGCTTGTGCGGCTGTAGCCACTTCCGATAAACGATCTCGATTGCGCGCACCAAGTACTAAATCAAATCCAGCATCGGCTAATTGCAAGGCTGTAGCTTTTCCAATACCATTACTAGCTCCAGTAACCATGGCTACTTTTTTCAATATATTTCACCCTTTTCTTATCCATGCAACAAATCATTTTAACAGGTTGTATGGCTTTGTCATTAAAATCGTTCCATTTTATGATAACATAAGAATTGTAGAAATTAGAGGTGTACAATCGTCTCATGAGGAGATCAGCTTGTGAATCTTAAGCGTTTTATCGCTCTCATGGAGGTTGCAGATCGCAGTAGTTTTTCTGAAGCCGCCATTAAACTAGGACTGACTCAACCTGCGGTCAGCAAGCAGATTAAAACACTTGAGCAGGAGTTAGGTGTCACCTTATTTTATCGCGAACAAGCGAATGCACAGCTAACAGAAGCCGGTGTTATTGCGTATCAGACAGGGAAGCGCCTCATCAGGGAATGGGAGGAGTTAGTTCACTCTTGTCAGTCTTTTGGCACGGAAATAACTGGGCTATTACATATTGGTGTGAGTACCATACCAGGTGCACATCTGTTGCCACAAGGTTTAGTAGCATTTCGGACACAATATCCGCATGTGGACCTTTCTGTTCATGTACAGTCTTCAGCAGATGTGCTTGCTTCTTTAGGTCAAGGAAGTGTTGACGTTGCCATCGTTGGCATCTTACCAGAAGGACCAGAATGGAAGATCGAACCGTTGCAACACGATGAAATGTATTTGATAGGTCCACCAGATACAGACCGTGCAATAGGGCCGCAAGATCTTGTAACATTGCCTTTAATTGCCCGAACACAAAGCTCAGGAACTAAGCGTGCAGTAGAAAATGCACTATTAGATTATTATCATATTCAGGCGCGTGAGTTGCGCTATATCGCGCATGTAGAAGATACCCATACGCAAATTGCGATGGTAGAAGGCGGCCTTGGAT
This genomic interval from Sulfoacidibacillus ferrooxidans contains the following:
- a CDS encoding selenium metabolism-associated LysR family transcriptional regulator, producing the protein MNLKRFIALMEVADRSSFSEAAIKLGLTQPAVSKQIKTLEQELGVTLFYREQANAQLTEAGVIAYQTGKRLIREWEELVHSCQSFGTEITGLLHIGVSTIPGAHLLPQGLVAFRTQYPHVDLSVHVQSSADVLASLGQGSVDVAIVGILPEGPEWKIEPLQHDEMYLIGPPDTDRAIGPQDLVTLPLIARTQSSGTKRAVENALLDYYHIQARELRYIAHVEDTHTQIAMVEGGLGFAFVSSLAINRAQVKKIFVLPVVRTFYLVIAKSNQKDRLIHAFWTLMMDHFHIERDGEK
- a CDS encoding SDR family NAD(P)-dependent oxidoreductase, which translates into the protein MKKVAMVTGASNGIGKATALQLADAGFDLVLGARNRDRLSEVATAAQAKGAAVWIEVLDVRSLDSATHFVEAAKNHFGHIDILVNNAGLAIGTTKIAEQTDETEWETMIDTNVMGLLRMTRLVVPLMIEHGYGHVVNLGSTAGHDAYAGGSVYCATKFSERAISTALRHELLGHPIRVTSVDPGMVETDFSVTRFHGDQHKADQVYQGMTPLTAEDIADIIVFAVTRKAHVDLDTIIVRPTDQAGNGLVHRR